The DNA segment AACCGGACGCTGCGGCTGCTGTCGAGCCGACCCCGACAGCGGTGGGTGTGTCTGCCAGGTACGTCTTCCTGccatctgtgtgtgtctgtgtgactgtgtgcCATACCATAACAATGATGTTCCACTTTTAGCACCAGTAGCGAGCAGATGTTCAAATTTGACGTACCACCGCCATCGCTTTTACCGACGCTACCTCCACCACCgcctccaccgccaccgcaGCTTCCGGCCATGGCGGACGATGTGCATTTCGAGCCGTTCTACGATCTGCCCCCGGTGGTGATCGACAGTAGCAGCGCCGCGGATGACAGTGCCGCCCGTCCCGGCGGTGGCGAGGTAGAACTACCGCACGGCCAAGGTTGGTACCGTTTCCGATGAACCAACCGGCAGCACGCGTCGGACCATGCCGCCGACACGGACACGATGGAAATGGCGTGTCCCCGTCCCTCACACGGAACGGGCACCGTGTTTTCCATCGGTACGTTGTGCTGGGCAGGAGCGCGTCCGTGCGCCGGTTGCCGGTAGTTGCCGGTCTGTTTGCTCTTTTAGTTATAATTTTTGTATAGTATTTTCAGAACATGATAAATTACCAACCACTGTTGAAGAATTAATTCAATTGGTTGCCGATATCGGTGATGTTTATGAAGATAAATTATGTTCACGTAAAAATGATTTGCATCCGTCGCTTTggtaaatgttttactttttaactACACTTTATACTATTTACTATATTTCCACACCGTTTTACCCTTTGCCACATGTATGTTTCGTGGGTGCGCCGTGGGCCGGTAGAGCGATTCGTAGTTAAGGGGCGTGTAGGAGGTGTAGGCAACAAAGGGGAACTGTTCCAGTTCAGTGTTAGTGTTTAATGTTTGAGAAGATGCCCGTAGGAAGTTGTTAATTATGGAGGAGATAGAAAATGTGTCGAAATTTGTGAAGATTTATGTAGAGCTTCCCATTCATACTTGTTCAGGAACGTAGGTGAAGCTTATGTTTTTCACATAATATGCAGCTCAATTTGCTCAATTCTCTACAACTAGCATAGTGGACATTAACCAGTACGAGGACAGCGTAGCAACATAGGCTCCGGTTTCTTACAAGCTTGGAAATGATTTACCGATTAACGTACGAAGGTGTACACCGTTGTTAGTCCGTTGTTTTACGTCCAAAAAGGCGGCGCACCGGTTGACGTCTGTATAGGTTAATCCTTACGGTGCATAACGATCCAGGGGTCCAGGTTGGGATGCGTGCTGTACACAAAAATCTGACAATATTTCACGTgcgatttttgtttcgtttttcttttctttttccttctctctctctttctctctctctctctctctgtttctatCCCACGAATCCTTCTGTTTCCTTTTTCATGTGTATTTCCATTCATTTCCCCAACTTCCCGACCTGCCCGCTTTCTGGTGGTTGCTCCCCTTCCCGACACTACCATCGGCCCGTTTCTGCCGTggcttgtttgtgtttttatttgctctccTGTAGGTTCGTGTTCGATAAGCAGTCGGAGGCGTATCGTGGCTTTCGTCGGATGATCAACGCGCGTCGGGCGACGCGTGCGGAACACGATAGCGGCGGCCCGGCAGTGGCCAGCAGGAGGATGAACGATCCAACCGAACCGACCGGTGGCGGCGACGATGGCGAAGATgacgaggatgatgatgatgccaaATATGATCCGGCCGACGTGCTGGACGATTCGATCATCGACGAGGgtcaggagcagcagcagcacccgcaCACCGGCAGACCGCGTGGCCCGGAAGGTTCGAAGGCCGGCACCGGCGCCGCGGGCGAGATTCCCATTCACATGATGCCGAACTTCTACGGCGACGAGCGGCACTTTTACGACGACAAGTCGACGACGGAAACGGACTCGGACACGGAGTACGTGCGGGAGGCCCGCGAGCGCAACCTGAAGAATCTCAAGCGCAAAACGTTCGACGCGGGCAATCGGCGCGAGGACGGCAGCTCGACCGACTCGGACGACGATTACCATGGCGGGCTGGGCGACAGTGCGAACGAGTCGCTGAACGACAAGAACGGTGGCAGCTCCGGCGCGGGCGGTAGTGCGACGGGCGGCAGCGGGGGTGGcggcgttggtggtggtggtgcccgtGCCCATCGGCAGAAGTACCGCAAAAAGTCGCGCTGGGGTGAGAACACCGACGGCACGGGTACGGCTGGCAGCCAGGAAGGAGGTGGTGCCGGGGCAGGGacggaacagcagcagcagcagcagcagcagaaaccgCCACAGCAACAGCTGCAGCAAGGACCGTGGGCCTTAACGGCGGGACAAATGAGCGTAcccccgccaccaccgcctccaccactgccagcagctgcagcagctgctgcgacGCCGCCCGTGATCGATCGGAACAATCCTGGGCTGTTGCAGTACGTGTTTCACCACTACGGCACGGTGGCGGACGTTTCGCCGGAATGCTGGAGCAAGGCGGAAGAGCACTACCGCCTGCAGCTGCTGTACGACGATCTGACGGCGAAGATACAGCAGCACGATCGGTTTCTGCGCAACGCCACCGACGGGCAGCGGGTGGATTCGGACGAGGAGCGCCGCCTGAACACGGTCAAGCTGGAGGCGATCATGTGCTGGATCAGCGAGATTACGCGCCTGTACGAGCGCGTCCGTCCGAGCCATCTGAGCGACTTTCTGATGCGCGACGATTACGAGCGTTTCGTGGAGCGGTTCCGCCGGACGTCCGATCGACAGCCGAACTTTGAGGATTACAAAGAGTTCCGGCTGCGCGAGGCCAACGGTACGCTGGCCGAGGCCGGTTCCGGCCCGTCCCGGCCGGACGGTGGCTCCGGTCGGCCCGAGTACAGCTCGACCGATTCGGACTTTGCGTCGTACAACGATCAGAACCAATCGGGAACGGCGGCCAccggtcagcagcagcagggtggtggtggtggcgcaaACGGTGGCAAAACGGAAAC comes from the Anopheles coluzzii chromosome 2, AcolN3, whole genome shotgun sequence genome and includes:
- the LOC120948976 gene encoding uncharacterized protein LOC120948976 isoform X2, whose protein sequence is MPRINFSRTERFAQMSKQEQLIAQKRQQILEKQRTLELAKQIAAEATKDTTSATETAEASEATSGKVLLPFSNDGSFLERFKQLSEKIVKQTEDQVKPIVPEPDAAAAVEPTPTAVGVSASTSSEQMFKFDVPPPSLLPTLPPPPPPPPPQLPAMADDVHFEPFYDLPPVVIDSSSAADDSAARPGGGEVELPHGQEHDKLPTTVEELIQLVADIGDVYEDKLCSRKNDLHPSLWFVFDKQSEAYRGFRRMINARRATRAEHDSGGPAVASRRMNDPTEPTGGGDDGEDDEDDDDAKYDPADVLDDSIIDEGQEQQQHPHTGRPRGPEGSKAGTGAAGEIPIHMMPNFYGDERHFYDDKSTTETDSDTEYVREARERNLKNLKRKTFDAGNRREDGSSTDSDDDYHGGLGDSANESLNDKNGGSSGAGGSATGGSGGGGVGGGGARAHRQKYRKKSRWGENTDGTGTAGSQEGGGAGAGTEQQQQQQQQKPPQQQLQQGPWALTAGQMSVPPPPPPPPLPAAAAAAATPPVIDRNNPGLLQYVFHHYGTVADVSPECWSKAEEHYRLQLLYDDLTAKIQQHDRFLRNATDGQRVDSDEERRLNTVKLEAIMCWISEITRLYERVRPSHLSDFLMRDDYERFVERFRRTSDRQPNFEDYKEFRLREANGTLAEAGSGPSRPDGGSGRPEYSSTDSDFASYNDQNQSGTAATGQQQQGGGGGANGGKTETRNAEHSSTVGGKRAAEGSAEQQQQQQLAAKRRKSRWGGQVECGAGPQFVAGVAQAPPPPGQNFHTQPPPPLLPVHPPGPPPALPSAKLSTVSRTDPALLAYARQNFGSTNLSEEDWKKAEDHYKINLLFQDMLRKRQEIDRLANSGRFKYEYDSDEDTTGGTWEHKLRMQEMEATQKWANELTRQSEGKHHIGDFLPPEELRKFMEKYEAQKHNRQPNLSDYKDYKLREDNVGFQMLQKLGWKQGQGLGADGSGIVDPINKAAQRDNNQGLGIITPDNPEVNDNEYDAYRKRMMLAYRFRPNPLNNPRRAYY
- the LOC120948976 gene encoding uncharacterized protein LOC120948976 isoform X1 → MPRINFSRTERFAQMSKQEQLIAQKRQQILEKQRTLELAKQIAAEATKDTTSATETAEASEATSGKVLLPFSNDGSFLERFKQLSEKIVKQTEDQVKPIVPEPDAAAAVEPTPTAVGVSASTSSEQMFKFDVPPPSLLPTLPPPPPPPPPQLPAMADDVHFEPFYDLPPVVIDSSSAADDSAARPGGGEVELPHGQVFSEHDKLPTTVEELIQLVADIGDVYEDKLCSRKNDLHPSLWFVFDKQSEAYRGFRRMINARRATRAEHDSGGPAVASRRMNDPTEPTGGGDDGEDDEDDDDAKYDPADVLDDSIIDEGQEQQQHPHTGRPRGPEGSKAGTGAAGEIPIHMMPNFYGDERHFYDDKSTTETDSDTEYVREARERNLKNLKRKTFDAGNRREDGSSTDSDDDYHGGLGDSANESLNDKNGGSSGAGGSATGGSGGGGVGGGGARAHRQKYRKKSRWGENTDGTGTAGSQEGGGAGAGTEQQQQQQQQKPPQQQLQQGPWALTAGQMSVPPPPPPPPLPAAAAAAATPPVIDRNNPGLLQYVFHHYGTVADVSPECWSKAEEHYRLQLLYDDLTAKIQQHDRFLRNATDGQRVDSDEERRLNTVKLEAIMCWISEITRLYERVRPSHLSDFLMRDDYERFVERFRRTSDRQPNFEDYKEFRLREANGTLAEAGSGPSRPDGGSGRPEYSSTDSDFASYNDQNQSGTAATGQQQQGGGGGANGGKTETRNAEHSSTVGGKRAAEGSAEQQQQQQLAAKRRKSRWGGQVECGAGPQFVAGVAQAPPPPGQNFHTQPPPPLLPVHPPGPPPALPSAKLSTVSRTDPALLAYARQNFGSTNLSEEDWKKAEDHYKINLLFQDMLRKRQEIDRLANSGRFKYEYDSDEDTTGGTWEHKLRMQEMEATQKWANELTRQSEGKHHIGDFLPPEELRKFMEKYEAQKHNRQPNLSDYKDYKLREDNVGFQMLQKLGWKQGQGLGADGSGIVDPINKAAQRDNNQGLGIITPDNPEVNDNEYDAYRKRMMLAYRFRPNPLNNPRRAYY